The Georgenia faecalis genome includes a window with the following:
- the hisC gene encoding histidinol-phosphate transaminase — protein MAPAFRLRADLDELPAYVPGERPPAGAATFKLSSNENPYPPLPGVVAAVADAAADLNRYPDMAATGLVAALAERLGVGADRVVVGNGSVAVLETLLRAACVPGDEVVHAWRSFEAYPIAVRVAGARSVPVPLTADGRHDLDAMAEAVTPRTRAVLLCSPNNPTGPALHEAEVRAFLARVPREVLVVLDEAYVEFVRDPDVVDGLALVADHKNVVLLRTFSKAYGLAGLRVGYAVARPRLVRGLRAVSTPFGVNALAQVAARVSLRAEDALAERVEHIVAERGRVLAALAEQGWTVPDAQGNFVWLPLGRRALAFAQEAAREGVLVRGFAGDGVRVSIGDHEANDAFLAVAGAWRQQAALR, from the coding sequence ATGGCCCCTGCGTTCCGGCTGCGCGCCGACCTCGACGAGCTGCCCGCCTACGTCCCCGGTGAGCGCCCACCGGCGGGGGCGGCGACGTTCAAGCTGTCCTCGAACGAGAACCCCTACCCGCCCCTGCCGGGCGTGGTCGCGGCCGTCGCCGACGCCGCCGCGGACCTCAACCGCTACCCCGACATGGCCGCCACCGGCCTCGTCGCCGCGCTCGCTGAGCGGCTCGGCGTCGGCGCGGACCGGGTCGTCGTCGGGAACGGATCGGTCGCGGTCCTCGAGACGCTCCTGCGGGCCGCGTGCGTCCCCGGCGACGAGGTGGTCCACGCGTGGCGCAGCTTCGAGGCCTACCCCATCGCCGTGCGGGTGGCCGGGGCCCGCTCCGTCCCGGTCCCGCTGACCGCCGACGGGCGGCACGACCTCGACGCCATGGCCGAGGCCGTGACCCCGCGCACCCGCGCCGTCCTCCTGTGCAGCCCCAACAACCCCACCGGCCCGGCGCTGCACGAGGCCGAGGTGCGCGCGTTCCTGGCGCGGGTCCCGCGCGAGGTGCTCGTCGTGCTCGACGAGGCCTATGTGGAGTTCGTCCGGGACCCCGACGTCGTCGACGGGCTCGCCCTCGTCGCCGACCACAAGAACGTCGTCCTGCTCCGGACCTTCTCCAAGGCGTACGGGCTCGCCGGCCTCCGGGTGGGGTACGCCGTCGCCCGGCCCCGGCTCGTCCGCGGCCTGCGGGCGGTCTCGACGCCGTTCGGGGTCAACGCCCTCGCCCAGGTCGCCGCCCGGGTCTCGCTGCGGGCCGAGGACGCGCTCGCCGAGCGGGTCGAGCACATCGTCGCCGAGCGGGGGCGCGTGCTCGCGGCGCTCGCCGAGCAGGGCTGGACGGTGCCGGACGCCCAGGGCAACTTCGTCTGGCTGCCCCTCGGCCGCCGGGCGCTCGCGTTCGCGCAGGAGGCGGCGCGCGAGGGCGTCCTCGTCCGCGGTTTCGCCGGCGACGGCGTCCGGGTGAGCATCGGCGATCACGAGGCCAACGACGCCTTCCTCGCCGTGGCCGGTGCCTGGCGGCAGCAGGCTGCCCTGCGCTGA
- a CDS encoding PP2C family protein-serine/threonine phosphatase — protein sequence MTTPDGGPEVAAAAGRTDRHDARMSAALTALIDGTHLATPDELPVVVAEAGRHLGLDVAVYLVTLDQRELVPFTAGADEPTMPVDAPGSAAGRAFREITATEDASGLWLPLLDGVERIGVLRFRAAGPTDFLRADRLRSFDLLVGHLVAVVTPYGDTVSRLRGAMGRTVEAELLWNLVPPLTYATRNLVISGLLEPCEQVAGDVFDYAVDETMARIAIFDGSGHNLDSGLLTSVALATYRNGRRRGDTLVATAAAIDQVLLEHTDGAGYATGILAELDTETGHLRYVNAGHPRPILLREGRFVETLDGPGRPLFGLGDSSITVGEQRLQPGDKVVLYTDGITEARAEDGSFFGLDRLIGILERCSTDGTPASETVRLTVQDVLRHQRDVLQDDATMVLVEWGATSAGRLNPE from the coding sequence ATGACCACCCCCGACGGCGGCCCCGAGGTCGCGGCCGCGGCCGGACGCACGGACAGGCACGACGCCCGGATGTCCGCCGCGCTCACCGCCCTCATCGACGGCACGCACCTCGCCACCCCGGACGAGCTGCCGGTCGTGGTGGCCGAGGCCGGCCGTCACCTCGGCCTCGACGTCGCCGTCTACCTCGTCACCCTGGACCAGCGCGAGCTGGTGCCGTTCACCGCCGGGGCCGACGAGCCGACCATGCCCGTGGACGCCCCCGGCAGCGCCGCCGGCCGCGCCTTCCGGGAGATCACCGCCACCGAGGACGCCTCTGGGCTGTGGCTGCCCCTGCTCGACGGCGTCGAGCGGATCGGGGTCCTGCGGTTCCGGGCCGCCGGGCCGACGGACTTCCTGCGCGCGGACCGGCTGCGCTCGTTCGACCTCCTCGTCGGGCACCTCGTCGCCGTCGTCACGCCGTACGGCGACACCGTCTCGCGGCTCCGGGGGGCCATGGGCCGCACCGTGGAGGCCGAGCTTCTGTGGAACCTCGTGCCTCCGCTCACGTACGCCACCCGCAACCTCGTCATCTCGGGCCTGCTCGAGCCGTGCGAACAGGTGGCCGGGGACGTCTTCGACTACGCCGTCGACGAGACGATGGCGCGCATCGCCATCTTCGACGGCAGCGGCCACAACCTCGACTCGGGCCTGCTCACCTCGGTGGCGCTCGCCACCTACCGCAACGGCCGACGCCGGGGCGACACCCTGGTCGCCACCGCGGCCGCCATCGACCAGGTGCTGCTCGAGCACACCGACGGGGCGGGCTACGCCACCGGCATCCTCGCCGAGCTCGACACCGAGACCGGGCACCTGCGCTACGTCAACGCTGGCCACCCCCGGCCCATCCTCCTGCGGGAGGGCCGGTTCGTGGAGACCCTCGACGGCCCGGGCCGCCCGCTGTTCGGGCTGGGGGACAGCTCCATCACGGTCGGGGAGCAACGGCTCCAGCCCGGGGACAAGGTGGTCCTCTACACCGACGGCATCACCGAGGCCCGCGCGGAGGACGGCTCGTTCTTCGGGCTCGACCGGCTCATCGGCATCCTCGAGCGGTGCAGCACCGACGGCACGCCGGCGTCGGAGACCGTGCGGCTCACCGTCCAGGACGTCCTGCGGCACCAGCGCGACGTCCTCCAGGACGACGCGACGATGGTGCTCGTCGAGTGGGGGGCCACCTCGGCCGGGCGGCTCAACCCCGAGTGA
- a CDS encoding alpha-ketoacid dehydrogenase subunit beta, with protein sequence MRRDPKVLLMGEDIGPLGGVFRVTDGLHREFGPQRVVDTPLAESGIIGTAVGLAMAGYRPVCEIQFDGFIFPGFDQITTQLAKLTYRSGGRVPMPVVIRVPYGGGIGAIEHHSESPEALFAHTAGLRVISPAAPADAFTMIQQAIASPDPVLFFEPKARYWDKAEVDVEAPVDLSEEAVSTGLHAARVVRPGTDVTLAGYGPTVKTLLAAADAAEQEGHSLEVIDLRSISPLDVATVAASVRRTGRLVVAHEAPVFFGAGAELAARIGEQCFYDLEAPVLRVGGFHMPYPASVHEEEYLPGLDRVLDAVDRSLAH encoded by the coding sequence ATGCGGCGCGACCCCAAGGTCCTCCTCATGGGCGAGGACATCGGGCCGCTGGGTGGCGTCTTCCGGGTCACCGACGGCCTGCACCGGGAGTTCGGCCCCCAGCGGGTCGTCGACACCCCGCTCGCGGAGTCGGGCATCATCGGCACCGCCGTCGGCCTGGCCATGGCCGGGTACCGGCCGGTGTGCGAGATCCAGTTCGACGGGTTCATCTTCCCCGGCTTCGACCAGATCACCACGCAGCTCGCCAAGCTCACCTACCGCTCCGGCGGGCGCGTGCCGATGCCCGTGGTGATCCGCGTGCCCTACGGCGGCGGGATCGGGGCGATCGAGCACCACAGCGAGTCGCCCGAGGCGCTCTTCGCCCACACCGCGGGCCTGCGGGTCATCTCCCCGGCGGCCCCGGCGGACGCCTTCACGATGATCCAGCAGGCCATCGCCTCTCCTGACCCGGTGCTCTTCTTCGAGCCCAAGGCCCGCTACTGGGACAAGGCGGAGGTCGACGTCGAGGCGCCGGTGGACCTGTCCGAGGAGGCGGTGAGCACCGGGCTGCACGCGGCCCGGGTGGTCCGCCCCGGCACCGACGTCACCCTTGCGGGCTACGGCCCGACCGTGAAGACGCTCCTCGCGGCCGCCGACGCCGCCGAGCAGGAGGGCCACAGCCTCGAGGTCATCGACCTGCGGTCCATCTCCCCGCTCGACGTCGCCACGGTCGCGGCGTCGGTGCGCCGGACGGGCCGGCTCGTCGTCGCCCACGAGGCCCCCGTGTTCTTCGGGGCGGGTGCCGAGCTCGCCGCCCGCATCGGCGAGCAGTGCTTCTACGACCTCGAGGCCCCCGTGCTGCGGGTGGGCGGGTTCCACATGCCCTACCCCGCCTCGGTCCACGAGGAGGAGTACCTGCCCGGGCTCGACCGCGTGCTCGACGCGGTCGACCGCTCCCTGGCCCACTGA
- a CDS encoding dihydrolipoamide acetyltransferase family protein, translating into MPTYEKFRLPDVGEGLTEADVVEWRVAVGDVVRVNQAIVEIETAKSLVELPSPWDGVVREVLAAEGETVAVGTPIIVIDVDPGGAAPVEAPAAPAAAAAPAAAAGSGAAAPPEPPSDDHAPSGDVLVGYGTRSAPTTRRARTSAPRQAVAPAAQAAAPASPAARPSAPAPAAPAPATNGAARGDARVLAKPPVRKLAKDLGVDLGAIAGTGPGGIITREDLLAHTAEAEGKALATYPGDDRPWLADGRVSPDGRRTRVPVRSVRRRTAEAMVNSAFTAPHVTVFHTADVSRTMALVARLKEDRAFADVRVTPLLIAAKALLLAVRRHPEINASWDDAAQEIVYKHYINLGIAAQTPRGLVVPNIKDAHRLDLHDLATAIAELTTTARAGRTTPQDMSDGTVTITNVGVFGIDTGTPILNPGEAAILAFGAIRRQPWVHKGKVKPRWVTQLALSFDHRLVDGALGARVLADVAAVLEDPAQGLVWG; encoded by the coding sequence TTGCCCACCTACGAGAAGTTCCGCCTGCCCGACGTCGGCGAAGGCCTGACCGAGGCCGACGTCGTCGAGTGGCGGGTCGCCGTCGGCGACGTCGTCCGCGTCAACCAGGCGATCGTCGAGATCGAGACGGCGAAGTCCCTCGTCGAGCTGCCGAGCCCGTGGGACGGGGTGGTGCGCGAGGTGCTGGCGGCGGAGGGCGAGACCGTCGCGGTGGGGACCCCGATCATCGTCATCGACGTCGACCCCGGCGGGGCGGCCCCCGTCGAGGCTCCGGCGGCGCCGGCTGCCGCGGCGGCGCCGGCTGCCGCGGCAGGGTCCGGTGCGGCGGCACCGCCTGAGCCGCCGTCCGACGACCACGCCCCGAGCGGTGACGTCCTCGTCGGTTACGGCACCCGCAGCGCCCCCACCACCCGCCGGGCCCGCACGAGCGCCCCGCGCCAGGCGGTCGCCCCGGCCGCGCAGGCTGCTGCCCCGGCCTCGCCCGCCGCGAGGCCGTCCGCGCCCGCTCCGGCGGCCCCCGCCCCGGCCACCAACGGCGCCGCCCGCGGCGACGCGCGGGTGCTGGCCAAGCCCCCGGTGCGCAAGCTCGCGAAGGACCTCGGCGTCGACCTTGGCGCCATCGCCGGCACCGGTCCCGGGGGGATCATCACCCGCGAGGACCTCCTCGCCCACACCGCGGAGGCGGAGGGCAAGGCGCTGGCGACCTACCCCGGCGACGACCGCCCGTGGCTCGCCGACGGCCGCGTCTCCCCGGACGGGCGGCGGACCCGCGTCCCGGTGCGCAGCGTGCGCCGGCGCACCGCCGAGGCGATGGTGAACTCGGCGTTCACCGCCCCCCACGTCACCGTCTTCCACACCGCCGACGTCTCCCGGACGATGGCCCTGGTCGCCCGCCTCAAGGAGGACCGGGCCTTCGCCGACGTCCGCGTGACGCCGCTGCTCATCGCGGCCAAGGCACTCCTGCTCGCGGTGCGCCGCCATCCGGAGATCAACGCCTCGTGGGACGACGCGGCCCAGGAGATCGTCTACAAGCACTACATCAACCTCGGCATCGCGGCGCAGACCCCGCGTGGCCTGGTGGTCCCCAACATCAAGGACGCCCACCGCCTCGACCTCCACGACCTGGCGACGGCGATCGCCGAGCTGACGACGACGGCCCGCGCGGGGCGCACGACGCCCCAGGACATGTCCGACGGCACGGTGACCATCACCAACGTCGGCGTCTTCGGGATCGACACCGGCACCCCGATCCTCAACCCGGGGGAGGCGGCGATCCTCGCGTTCGGCGCGATCCGCCGTCAGCCGTGGGTCCACAAGGGCAAGGTGAAGCCGCGCTGGGTCACCCAGCTCGCGCTCTCCTTCGACCACCGGCTCGTCGACGGGGCGCTCGGCGCCCGGGTGCTCGCCGACGTCGCCGCGGTGCTCGAGGACCCGGCCCAGGGCCTGGTCTGGGGCTGA
- the pdhA gene encoding pyruvate dehydrogenase (acetyl-transferring) E1 component subunit alpha, whose amino-acid sequence MDVSSTTDTHPTPVTTSTSADPDTLVQLLDPQGRRLDHPRYAGWAAHLDDDAVRGLYRDMVLTRRFDAEATSLQRQGELGLWPPSLGQEAAQVGSGRALAAQDFVFPSYREHGVALTRGLDVRALLRVFRGIEHGGWDPKAHNFHLYSFVIGSHALHATGYAMGVQRDGDVGTGEPDRDRAVVVYVGDGATSQGDVHEAMVFAAVTNAPVVFVCQNNQWAISVPTAGQARVPLSRRGDGVGIPSVRVDGNDVLATYAVTAEALDRARSGGGPTFIEAYTYRMGAHTTSDDPTRYRTREEEESWRQRDPIDRVRAYLGRAGRADAEFFAAVEAEAEELGRSTREYCRALTASPATAMFESVYAARHPLVEEERAAFEAYQASFAEPTRDDELHAPVSDARAAVAL is encoded by the coding sequence ATGGACGTATCCAGCACCACGGACACCCACCCGACGCCGGTCACGACGAGCACGTCGGCCGATCCCGACACGCTCGTACAGCTGCTCGATCCCCAGGGTCGCCGCCTCGACCACCCTCGTTACGCCGGCTGGGCGGCCCACCTCGACGACGACGCCGTCCGCGGCCTCTACCGCGACATGGTCCTCACCCGGCGCTTCGACGCGGAGGCGACGTCGCTCCAGCGTCAGGGCGAGCTGGGCCTGTGGCCCCCGAGCCTGGGCCAGGAGGCGGCCCAGGTCGGCTCGGGCCGCGCCCTCGCCGCCCAGGACTTCGTCTTCCCCTCCTACCGCGAGCACGGCGTCGCCCTCACCCGGGGGCTCGACGTCCGCGCACTGCTGCGGGTCTTCCGCGGCATCGAGCACGGCGGGTGGGACCCGAAGGCGCACAACTTCCACCTCTACAGCTTCGTCATCGGCTCTCACGCCCTGCACGCCACGGGCTACGCCATGGGTGTCCAGCGCGACGGCGACGTCGGCACGGGCGAGCCGGACCGCGACCGCGCCGTCGTCGTCTACGTCGGCGACGGGGCGACGTCCCAGGGGGACGTCCACGAGGCCATGGTCTTCGCCGCCGTCACCAACGCCCCGGTGGTCTTCGTCTGCCAGAACAACCAGTGGGCGATCTCCGTCCCCACGGCCGGTCAGGCGCGCGTGCCGCTCTCCCGCCGCGGCGACGGGGTGGGCATCCCCTCCGTCCGGGTCGACGGCAACGACGTCCTCGCCACCTACGCCGTCACCGCGGAGGCCCTGGACCGGGCCCGCAGCGGCGGGGGACCCACCTTCATCGAGGCCTACACGTACCGGATGGGCGCCCACACGACCTCGGACGACCCCACCCGCTACCGCACCCGCGAGGAGGAGGAGTCCTGGCGTCAGCGGGACCCCATCGACCGCGTGCGCGCCTACCTCGGCCGCGCGGGCCGCGCCGACGCCGAGTTCTTCGCCGCGGTCGAGGCCGAGGCGGAGGAGCTGGGCCGCAGCACCCGGGAGTACTGCCGCGCCCTCACGGCCTCCCCGGCGACGGCGATGTTCGAGTCCGTCTACGCCGCCCGCCACCCCCTCGTCGAGGAGGAGCGCGCCGCGTTCGAGGCCTACCAGGCGTCCTTCGCCGAGCCGACCCGAGACGACGAGCTCCACGCGCCGGTGTCCGACGCGCGGGCGGCGGTGGCGCTGTGA